One window of Aspergillus oryzae RIB40 DNA, chromosome 3 genomic DNA carries:
- a CDS encoding uncharacterized protein (monocarboxylate transporter) translates to MSKSQSNILQVVGVAAYVGSDGPGQSGAIMLKAIDTVNREKKNNPQLINAPVSDTSGVLPPPDGGLHAWAQVVSGHFVVALTWGYAASFGVFRNHYKSTIPQTPSDISWIGGVQVFCIYFISTLSGRATDAGMARLVVGVGAALLLLGTFMTSLATKYWQIFLAQGICTGIGQGLMWLPSITLISTYFVRLRVFAVTAAATGTSTGGMIFPAMIQHLTPKIGFPWAVRCMGFVVLFMVIVTLALLRPRLPPRKSGPLVEWGAFKEPAYMLFIFGVFLLYWTLYFAFFYIQVYATEELGLSEEAGVNLIIVTNALGIPICPAFGYLADRYIGPLNCLIPWVALCGILMFCWAAVHTVAELYVFAVFYGLASAAAMDLFAGTVPSLTKDLDKIGTRVGMALSIMSVGPLTGPSVAGALIARTGGGYLASQMWAGATLIVAALALVGARFIISGPHLQAKL, encoded by the exons ATGTCGAAATCACAAT CAAACATCTTGCAAGTAGTTGGGGTTGCAGCGTACGTAGGAAGTGATGGACCGGGGCAATCAGGCGCCATAATGCTCAAGGCGATCGACA CTGTGAATCgcgagaagaaaaacaacccaCAATTGATAAATGCTCCTGTCAGCGATACCTCAGGCGTACTACCGCCTCCCGACGGTGGACTTCACGCCTGGGCTCAGGTTGTCTCCGGTCACTTCGTCGTAGCCCTGACTTGGGGCTATGCCGCCAGTTTCGGGGTCTTTCGAAACCACTATAAATCAACAATACCGCAGACCCCTTCCGATATATCATGGATCGGCGGTGTCCAGGTTTTCTGTATTTATTTCATCTCGACGTTATCTGGTCGTGCAACAGACGCTGGAATGGCAAGACTGGTGGTAGGAGTAGGCGCGGCCCTACTGCTTCTCGGCACCTTCATGACTAGTCTGGCTACGAAATACTGGCAGATCTTTCTGGCGCAAGGGATCTGCACTGGTATTGGTCAGGGTCTCATGTGGTTGCCCAGTATTACATTGATCTCGACGTACTTTGTGCGCCTGCGTGTCTTTGCTGTTACGGCCGCTGCCACGGGAACAAGTACGGGGGGCATGATCTTTCCGGCAATGATTCAGCATCTAACCCCAAAGATCG GGTTCCCATGGGCTGTCCGGTGCATGGGATTTGTTGTCCTCTTCATGGTAATAGTTACCCTAGCGCTTCTGCGTCCTCGCCTGCCACCGCGGAAGTCAGGACCACTGGTCGAATGGGGCGCCTTTAAGGAGCCTGCCTATATGCTCTTTATCTTCGGGGTCTTTCTGTTATACTGGACCCTAtattttgccttcttctaT ATACAAGTGTACGCCACCGAGGAGCTCGGACTCtctgaagaagccggtgtcAATTTAATCATTGTCACCAATGCCCTTGGAATTCCCATCTGTCCTGCCTTCGGCTATCTGGCCGATCGCTATATCGGTCCGCTCAATTGTCTAATTCCTTGGGTAGCCCTGTGTGGCATTCTGATGTTCTGCTGGGCCGCCGTCCATACTGTGGCCGAGCTATACGTCTTTGCGGTATTCTATGGGCTGGCATCAGCGGCAGCCATGGACTTATTCGCCGGCACTGTCCCTTCGCTGACAAAAGACCTCGACAAAATCGGCACTCGAGTCGGCATGGCGCTATCAATCATGAGCGTCGGGCCATTGACCGGCCCATCCGTGGCGGGGGCGTTGATAGCGCGCACAGGGGGCGGCTATCTGGCGTCGCAGATGTGGGCAGGGGCAACCTTGATCGTGGCAGCTTTGGCCCTTGTGGGGGCACGATTCATAATATCGGGACCACATCTCCAAGCTAAACTTTGA
- a CDS encoding MDR family MFS transporter (predicted transporter (major facilitator superfamily)), with product MSDGNQPSTLDEHLKPQAKPEDELSESLAVPEKHEPEWLEGVPLVMAVSGTTLVVFLMLLDISIVSTAIPQITNQFHSLDDVAWYGSAYTIASASLQPLTGKFYNYFQLKWTFLSFFAFFEIGSLICGVANSSKMLIIGRAVAGMGSSGMLNGAMNILAAAVPMHKRPTLMGIIMGIAQLGLVSGPLIGGAFTTSSTWRWCFYINLPIGALVGALLIFARIPEQKPKEKASQVVRSMLLYKFDWIGFVLFAPACIQLLLALQYGGNQYPWDSVTVIGLFCGTIATLLVFIAWERHMGRDAMIPGYLLRDRIVVCCCMFFMMVFGMTMILSYYLPIYFQSVRGKSALVSGVNLLPNILCQLVMAVISGVLTGKLGYYLPWGVFGAMLNSIGSGLLSNLTPDTSVPDWAGYQSLVGFGRGAATQVPMVAIQNQVTADEVSTALALMTCSQTLGGAIFLAVGQVIFAQALRVKIPQHAPAVDPETVIGAGATGFRDVVSLQDLPGVLTAYAKSVDRVFYLGVGLSVAQFVFAWGVGLKNVKKDKGKVGGEVADDKP from the exons ATGAGCGACGGTAATCAACCATCCACCCTCGATGAGCATCTAAAGCCCCAAGCCAAACCGGAAGATGAGCTCAGTGAAAGCCTTGCAGTGCCCGAGAAACACGAGCCTGAATGGTTGGAAGGGGTACCTCTAGTCATGGCCGTGAGCGGGACTACGCTTGTCGTTTTTCTCATGTTGTTAGATATCTCGATTGTTTCAACG GCCATTCCCCAGATCACAAACCAGTTCCATTCCCTCGACGACGTGGCTTGGTATGGAAGTGCGTATACAATCGCGAG TGCCTCTCTTCAACCCCTCACGGGAAAATTTTACAACTATTTCCAATTGAAG TGGacattcctttccttcttcgcaTTTTTTGAAATCGGTTCATTAATTTGTGGAGTTGCCAATTCCTCAAAGATGTTGATCATCGGCCGTGCGGTAGCCGGAATGGGGTCCTCGGGGATGTTGAACGGAGCCATGAACattcttgctgctgctgttccgATGCATAAAAGGCCGACACTGATGGGAATCATCATGGGGA TCGCACAGCTCGGATTGGTTTCTGGACCGCTAATTGGCGGTGCTTTTACGACATCTTCGACATGGCGATGGT GCTTCTACATCAACCTCCCAATCGGCGCCCTAGTAGGTGCTCTTCTGATATTCGCCCGTATTCCGGAACAGAagcccaaagaaaaagccagTCAAGTAGTCCGGTCGATGCTTCTCTACAAATTCGACTGGATTGGCTTCGTTCTTTTCGCCCCAGCCTGCATCCAATTACTCCTTGCACTACAATACGGCGGAAACCAGTACCCCTGGGACAGTGTGACGGTAATTGGATTGTTCTGCGGTACAATTGCAACATTGCTAGTCTTCATCGCATGGGAGCGCCACATGGGCCGCGATGCAATGATTCCGGGATACCTACTCCGTGACCGGATTGTTGTATGTTGTTGTATGTTCTTCATGATGGTTTTCGGTATGACAATGATTCTGTCATATTATCTGCCCATCTACTTCCAGTCTGTTCGGGGGAAGTCGGCTTTAGTCAGCGGTGTCAATCTACTACCGAATATACTGTGCCAGTTAGTCATGGCCGTTATATCAGGGGTTCTTA CCGGGAAACTGGGCTACTATCTCCCATGGGGAGTCTTCGGGGCAATGCTAAACTCAATCGGCAGCGGCCTCCTATCAAACCTCACACCGGATACCTCAGTCCCTGACTGGGCTGGTTATCAATCCTTAGTCGGATTCGGCAGAGGCGCCGCAACCCAAGTA CCCATGGTCGCAATCCAAAACCAAGTAACAGCAGACGAAGTCTCAACCGCACTGGCTCTCATGACCTGTAGCCAAACTCTGGGTGGAGCAATCTTCCTAGCTGTTGGACAGGTCATCTTTGCCCAGGCACTGCGGGTGAAGATTCCGCAACATGCTCCTGCTGTGGATCCGGAAACAGTGATTGGCGCTGGTGCGACGGGGTTTCGGGATGTGGTGTCTTTGCAGGATTTGCCGGGTGTTTTGACGGCGTATGCGAAAAGTGTGGATCGAGTATTCTATTTAGGTGTTGGGTTGTCTGTTGCTCAGTTTGTCTTTGCCTGGGGGGTTGGGCTCAAGAATgtgaagaaggataagggAAAGGTGGGCGGGGAGGTGGCCGATGATAAGCCTTGA